A stretch of Candidatus Woesearchaeota archaeon DNA encodes these proteins:
- a CDS encoding BspA family leucine-rich repeat surface protein encodes MNITGIIIGFRFMDIGDKLKIIDIQNWGVLNVGDSNAHFMGCSNLQVSATDPLNLSGSNNLDLMFRSAYLFNGDIGNWDTSNVRYMSNMFRGASFFNQDLNSWNVSLVTDMGNMFNSASVFNGSISSWNTSKVNNMASMFYLANDFNQNLSSWNVSSITIIPNNCDNFNLNTPAWVSPQPTFISCTP; translated from the coding sequence GTGAATATAACAGGAATTATTATAGGTTTCAGATTTATGGATATTGGAGATAAACTTAAGATAATTGATATTCAGAATTGGGGGGTTTTGAATGTAGGAGATAGTAATGCACATTTCATGGGTTGTTCTAATTTACAAGTTTCTGCCACAGACCCACTAAATTTGTCAGGATCTAATAATTTAGATCTTATGTTTCGTAGTGCATATTTGTTTAATGGAGATATTGGTAATTGGGATACAAGTAATGTGAGATATATGTCAAATATGTTTAGAGGAGCAAGTTTTTTTAATCAAGATTTAAATTCTTGGAATGTTAGTTTAGTAACTGATATGGGGAATATGTTTAATAGTGCATCTGTTTTTAATGGGAGTATTAGTTCTTGGAATACAAGTAAAGTAAATAATATGGCTAGTATGTTTTATTTGGCAAATGATTTTAATCAGAATTTATCTTCTTGGAATGTAAGTTCAATTACAATAATTCCAAATAATTGTGATAATTTTAATTTGAATACTCCTGCTTGGGTTTCACCACAACCAACCTTTATTAGTTGTACTCCTTAA